A single window of Plasmodium malariae genome assembly, chromosome: 8 DNA harbors:
- the MA gene encoding microneme associated antigen, putative, which translates to MQSYFMKGKFNLLSRGLFNNVYNRSCSSGREEQISSSKDDDDDDNDSDDEIKNKNNPYEKEKLESINTNYEDLERMKKEFNEQLIYSYYSNYGNFKGVDGMKDKNIMDINKNGNRNVNKSGNRNENRNMNRNENRNENRNMNRNENRNMNRNENRNMNRNMNRNENTSANMSMHINSNYDYNSYTNKKDLLTYNNDKQNEERTLYIKNNEQVVKEENVLYNELKKLKNEILALKIMNVSLQKHVLDAHVMSAPKVVPQHIIINNKTEVASNAVNQMENNNNDKKKKNYGFLYLLFKKLLSSRFNQMLFVSSIFISCYLFNKQWQRALKVAQLQKKINSNIILRSVRFLEEAAGIRKVSYI; encoded by the coding sequence atgcAGAGCTATTTTATGAAGGGCAAGTTTAACCTACTTAGCAGAGGATTGTTCAACAACGTGTACAATCGAAGTTGTAGCAGTGGTCGAGAAGAACAGATAAGTAGTAGTAaggatgatgatgatgatgataatgatagtgatgatgaaataaagaataaaaacaatCCTTATGAGAAAGAAAAGTTAGAGTCTATAAATACCAATTATGAAGATTTagaaagaatgaaaaaagagTTTAACGAGCAGCTTATATACTCCTATTACAGTAACTATGGTAACTTTAAGGGTGTAGATGGAATgaaggataaaaatattatggatataaacaaaaatgggAACAGAAATGTAAACAAAAGTGGGAACAGAAATGAGAACAGAAATATGAACAGAAATGAGAACAGAAATGAGAACAGAAATATGAACAGAAATGAGAACAGAAATATGAACAGAAATGAGAACAGAAATATGAACAGAAATATGAACAGAAATGAGAACACAAGTGCGAACATGAGCATGCACATAAACAGCAACTACGATTATAACAGTTacacaaataaaaaggaCTTATTAACCTACAACAATGACAAACAAAATGAGGAACGAACgctgtatataaaaaataatgagcaggtagtaaaagaagaaaatgtcTTATATAATGAACTAAAGAAACTGAAGAATGAAATACTagctttaaaaattatgaacgtGAGTTTACAGAAACATGTTTTAGATGCTCATGTAATGAGTGCACCGAAGGTTGTACCACagcatattattattaataataagacAGAAGTAGCTTCAAATGCTGTTAATcaaatggaaaataataacaatgataagaagaagaaaaattatggattcctttatcttttatttaaaaaacttcTAAGTAGCAGATTTAATCAAATGCTATTTGTATCATCAATTTTCATCTCATGTTATCTATTCAACAAACAATGGCAACGAGCGCTCAAAGTTGCACAgctccaaaaaaaaattaattcgaACATAATTCTGCGGAGTGTTAGGTTCTTAGAGGAAGCTGCTGGAATAAGAAAGGTCAGTTATATTTAG
- the PmUG01_08040200 gene encoding conserved Plasmodium protein, unknown function — protein MFFIRLSFSLVLVLLLHSPRTVIHSNTAANEQNNELYLTRKKESYNFLEESLNSLEGSKASTFETVKRRVYSVDLSIAHDKIIMDLKFSMLKNIINVKNNILNCISESILHMVRAIEPILEETLTYNKFCTSIEEQFFPLYEIDEIYKDKIEGCRESTHDTIFLNYFGIPINDVELTLNTYKFDPEIMFRHLNHIENCLNEFYLKMNRPFNEYVKETELYRNFMKTYKKGDTNIENVDYIKVFLDKFDSGWDTTKVLEFFDEMYDHYSLNSYYVPCFLIL, from the exons atgtttttcataCGCCTTTCTTTTTCACTAGTCCTCGTGTTACTACTACATTCACCTCGGACTGTTATACATAGTAACACAGCtgcaaatgaacaaaataatgaattgtacttaacaagaaaaaaagagtCATATAATTTCTTGGAGGAATCTTTAAACTCTCTTGAAGGATCAAAGGCATCTACTTTTGAAACAGTTAAAAGAAGAGTGTACAGTGTCGACCTATCTATTGCTCacgataaaattattatggatttaaaatttagtatgctaaagaatattataaatgtgaAGAATAACATTCTGAACTGCATCTCAGAGTCG ATTTTACACATGGTTCGAGCTATTGAGCCTATTCTAGAAGAAACGCTAACGTACAATAAATTCTGTACCTCGATAGAAGAACAATTTTTTCCGTTATACGAAATTGATGAAATATACAAGGACAAGATAGAAGGATGTAGAGAGAGCACTCATGataccatttttttaaattatttcgGTATTCCTATAAATGATGTAGAATTAACACTAAATACATACAAGTTCGATCCAGAAATAATGTTTCGTCATCTCAATCATATAGAGAATTgtttaaatgaattttatttaaagatgAATCGTCCGTTCAACGAATATGTTAAAGAAACAGAATTATACAGAAACTTTatgaaaacatataaaaaaggagatACGAATATTGAAAATGTAGATTACATAAAAGTTTTTCTAGATAAATTTGACTCAGGGTGGGATACTACTAAAGTGTTAGAATTCTTTGATGAGATGTATGATCATTATTCACTCAACAGCTATTACGTTCCCTGCTTCCTCATTTTGTAG